A segment of the Planktothrix serta PCC 8927 genome:
GCGGTCATGATTCCAAACCCCACCAAAATCAATAAAGGGAGCTAGTTGAAATACAGGTTCAGAGTCTTGATTACGATCGAGAGTAATTCGATCTTCAAGGGAAATCCGAAAACCATTATCTCCAGCCCGCACGTTTTGACGATATCCTCTGAGGGATAGTGCGCCTCCAATGACAAATTGTTGAGCCGGAAATAACGGATCAGCCGATAATTGAATATCCCCTTGTGCAATCAGCAGGTTATCTTCGCCAAGACGTTGTACCCGTTGGACTTGACCTAACCAACTGAAAAAAGCAGCGTTGGGTGTACCAACATCTGTAGCGCCGAGGATATCTAAACCCAGGTTAAATTGCGATCGCAAAGCCCAAGCCCCTTCTGTATCCCGAATTACATAATCCTGTCCAAATTTTAAAACACTGGTGCGAGTATACCCTTTACTATCTGGCCCGGATGCAAAGGGTTCTCCGTTATCATCTAAAAGGGTTTGACTGTCTTGAAACGCAAAACCAAAAGACAACGCTAATTCAGCGATAGGGTTACGGATAATCGGTTGACGATAGCTAATTTCATAGCGTTGAGATTTCCCCTCAATATTCAACGCATCAAAGGGATCTTGAGTAATGCGATTTCGGTAAGGTTGGAGTCGCAGTTGTATTGTTCCGTTCATGGGGTTGATGGGAATACTATACAACGCATCAATAATATCCGACTCCCCATTAGCAATTAAGCGAGTGGTATTGTAGGACAGTCCTAGAAAGTCTCCTCGACCCGTGAGGTTAAGATGACGGACACTAATCCCCATGCGTTCTGAACCGATACTGGGGGGGGAATAGTTATCAATATTCAGACTTACCCCAAAAGGCGGCGCTTCCACTACGCGCACAATTAAAATACTTTGGCCTTCTTGGGTTCCAGCCCTTAAACTGGCTTCTACACTTTCAAATAAGGGGTTAATTCTTAAGAGTCGCAATTGATCTTCTAAAGCGGCGGTACTGAGGGGTTTTTCAGCGCCTAAACGAATGCGACTGGTGATATAAGACGGATGGAGGCGTTTTATCCCTTCAACTTCAATATTTTCTAAGGTTCCTTCTATGACCTGAATCTCGACAATGCCATTATTGATCGTTTGTTCAGGAACAATTGCCCTAGAGGTAATATAACCCCTTTCTAAATAAATGGCTGTAATTTGATCGGCGAGTTCCCGCAGTTGGGTCAGGGTGACGGAACGATTTTCCAGAGGGGTCACTAAGGTTTGAATTTCCTCTGATGTCAGAATTGTACTCCCTGTGACGTTAATCGTTTGAACGGGAATAGGGGTTTCATCCGTTGGCGGAGTTGGGGGTTCCGGGGTTGGAGTGGGTGTTAATTCAGGGGTTGGCGGAGGTTCGGGTTTCGGGGGGATCGGGGGTCGAGGTAAAAATCGATCTCTGTTAGGATCAGGTTGGGGAACTTGCGGGGGGATATTAATTTGGGCTAAATTAGGACAATTTTGAAGATCACAAAACTCCCCAGAAGCGGGAGAGAAAAGAGAATTATCGTTCTGTATTGAGATATCCCCAAAGGTCAAGGTTTGTAGCGGCGCAATTGGAGGAATATAGGCGAGTTCAGAGGGAGTAATTGTTGAATGGGGAAGAAATACTGTTGAGGGGACAACGTTAGTCTCGTGTTCAGTTGTTAGAGGTTCGGGGGTTTCCTCAGAAAAGGAGGTTAACCTTGAAGATTCTTGAGAAAGACCTTGACGAGGAAATAAAGATAAAACCAGTAATAGGGTACTGGTCACAATCATTCCACACTGATGAAATTTTCTAAGATTTTTACTCCTACCCATAGAATGCCTATTTTTTTTCAGTTATCAGTAAACAGTTATCAGTAAATAGTTATCAGTAAATAGTAATCGATAAACTGTCTCTTGAGGTGATTACTGATAACTGGTAAGGGCGGGGTGACCCCGCCCCTACGACGGATTACTGATTGGTTTGAATTTTCAG
Coding sequences within it:
- a CDS encoding ShlB/FhaC/HecB family hemolysin secretion/activation protein — translated: MTSTLLLVLSLFPRQGLSQESSRLTSFSEETPEPLTTEHETNVVPSTVFLPHSTITPSELAYIPPIAPLQTLTFGDISIQNDNSLFSPASGEFCDLQNCPNLAQINIPPQVPQPDPNRDRFLPRPPIPPKPEPPPTPELTPTPTPEPPTPPTDETPIPVQTINVTGSTILTSEEIQTLVTPLENRSVTLTQLRELADQITAIYLERGYITSRAIVPEQTINNGIVEIQVIEGTLENIEVEGIKRLHPSYITSRIRLGAEKPLSTAALEDQLRLLRINPLFESVEASLRAGTQEGQSILIVRVVEAPPFGVSLNIDNYSPPSIGSERMGISVRHLNLTGRGDFLGLSYNTTRLIANGESDIIDALYSIPINPMNGTIQLRLQPYRNRITQDPFDALNIEGKSQRYEISYRQPIIRNPIAELALSFGFAFQDSQTLLDDNGEPFASGPDSKGYTRTSVLKFGQDYVIRDTEGAWALRSQFNLGLDILGATDVGTPNAAFFSWLGQVQRVQRLGEDNLLIAQGDIQLSADPLFPAQQFVIGGALSLRGYRQNVRAGDNGFRISLEDRITLDRNQDSEPVFQLAPFIDFGGVWNHDRNPNRIIGKTFLAGAGLGVIWQPVSGLNLRLDYGLPLIGIDDRGNNIQDDGIYFSVIYTP